Sequence from the Phragmites australis chromosome 11, lpPhrAust1.1, whole genome shotgun sequence genome:
cgaaaggtctggtgatgaaccGGTGAACACATTGGAGCATTTCTGATAGAGGGTAAGGATAgtctcaccagatgatccgatgcttAAGGAAGCAgtacacactggagtatttctagaaaaaggcaaagaaagatgaactcaccggatgatccggtgtactAGTTGTTGTAGGATCAATGATACCGattagaggggggggtgaataggcggttttaaaaactaatttCTAAGCGAACAAGAAAACAACCAATGATAAACTAGGGAACACTAGAGCAATAAAAAGAACAATTAAGACCTAAGTTGAGGTTTGCAAATCTAGGGTGACATGCACCAATTTataatctaggaagataaattgcttgaaataaattgcataaaagtaaatgataggataaattgctcaaagatgacacaagagattttttttcccgtgatctcggtgatttgccgatcaaccctaatccacgttgaggtgagttcaagcttcaatccgcttctctatcaagtattcaattctcatACGAGAAAGAGCTCATTCGAGCAACTTGACCTTAAGACGGCAATGAACAAAAACTACTCACAACCTCAATTTCACTAGGGAAGCACTTTACCACTCTGGCAAGGTGTGCTCAACCTCTCACAATtaccaccacggcaccttcacaatcttctttgaagacCTCATCAGTGTCGCAACCTCCAAGCTGTCTAGGAggtggcaacctccaagagtaataagttgaTGATGCTTTCTTGAAGGATCACAGTCACAAGTGCCAAATTACCCAAAACCTTTGGAAATTATTCACTAATTACTctcaacctctcaaagatgcaatcaCGAGCTAATGGAGAGGAAGAGTTGAGGGCTAGAGGTCAAagagttgtatttatgtgctAGAGTCAAGAGTTGCAATCAATGAGCTAGACAACCCCATATTTATACCTACATTCATTAAATCTAGCCGTTACTGTCAAGCTGACAACTCTGCACAAGTGGCGTTTAGACCGCAGAACAAgaggcagtcagaccgccaccaTACAACGGTTACAACAATGGTCGAATTAAATTTTGACACATCCTGATGGTCAGACCTGAATACtctgggcggtcagaccgacggaCCCTACGATCAGACCGCCAGAGCAAAAACTCTCTGTGTGATTCTCGGTTAGACCGGCAAGGCccacggtcagaccgcgacTAAATTTTGCTCAGGATTTTGGGATTCTTTATACAGTGGCCAGACTGCCCAGAGGgctggtcagaccgccactctcATAAAAGCAAGATTGCACTGGATGTTatatagcggtcagaccgccagcatGCAGTGAGCTCAAAATGCAGTCTTTTTGATGGTTTTtctcaaattataaaaatttaacTCTAAATGATATGtaagtttgagcaatttggtACCATAGAAACTTAAAGCAATCActtcaacccctcttaatagaaCAGCACTTATTCTACTAATCCGAtcaatttttcttctctaatctccgtAGACCGGTAAAAGAAAAAAGCCCTACACttgtacctttgccttgagctagcctttCTTCATGCTTTTCACTCATGCAACTTCTAGCTCCGTAACTcctttgtgactaacattttcataactcattcaaacatgttagtacACAAAGAtacattatcattaattaccaaaactcgaattagggacctagatgcttcagttgtactcaccggagtattgcaccggagcatttcttgcggAGAAGGATTCATGTGTTGAAGCacaaagatcaactcaccggatgatctgatgatcaCTGGAGgatcacaccggagtattttgtgcagaagAATAAAGTGGCTCGGTTAgcttaagataactcaccggatagtctggtgatggttTAAAGGTTAcgccagatagtctggtgttaaCAGATGTTTTAAGTGGAGTTCTAACAAGTAGTTTCTGATGTtttactcatcggatgatctggtgttagtactactgttgtcatcgaattatccggtgttaacaacttttttgagccattggaAAAACGGCTAGTCGacggatttgaggctataaatatccaccCACTTGACCATTTGAATGTGATAGAGTCTAGAGAAACACAGAGACaattaagaagacatccaagcaccagaaaacatccaagccaccaaagtgcttaatgtaatcatccaaggcaattcaGCACacgattagtgagtgattagtgcttatagaccttgaaagagtgttgttaggtgattgctacctaaagagtggatcaaggagtgatcctagcttgtatcaAGTAGTACGCTAgtgccttgaagtcttggtgactcactgacaacttgagccagagttgtttaagtttgttgaccctctgacttgatgtggagcgatGACAAGATACGTGTACAGGgcacggagacccttgtcttgatggctcaagctccatAGTAATCACGATgataagtgaccagaagagaggctttttgtgaggccttgccttagtggcttcgTGGCTTATCTGGCTTGAGGCCTTGTTTTGATGACTTAGTAGTTCAAGATCTGTGATCGGGTGTCGTCctggagcatatccttggtgaagctctAACGTGAATTAGGGATAGCATTTATACTattgataccatgggataaaaatctcttgtgccaagtttgctccctctatcttatttatgtttccgcatttacatacttggaATCTACCTTTGCGTATTaatcttcctagagtagtttgctagtaTTGGCTATACGTTACAAATTTTTTGAGCGGttgagtagacacactagataaacatagagcgcatttagataaaaattgatataggtatatcttgtgaagtttttaaagACGATTAGGTTTTTAAATGCCATAATTTGCcacctcttagaacgtcaccgatccctacggTAGGCCTGACATAAACCTTTTTCTAATCTTGCTCAACAAGAATGCTTAGTATATATCCTAGCCTAGCCTATGCATTTTTTATAACTTTGCCTGGTCAGGCTTGAGCAACAAGTTCTTGCCTGACTGGAACTGTGCTTTTCACTGCCGGCCTTCTCTGGCACGAGAAATATTTGGGTTGGTTTAAACTTATCCTACGGTTGAGAAATGTTTGGGTTAGTTGAAACTCATGCTTCCTCTAGGTCTGTATGAAATGCGAGATTTCTGTAGGATTCTTGCTGGAATTATACTAACTTCTataaaaatccttgtgttcTAAACGAGCCCCAGATTCTTAGCTACATGATTACTCCAAGCACAACGTTAAAGTACCTACTCACTGTCTCACTAGATTGCCAAAATGAAAACCCTATATACAAATTTGTATAATGTTGTTCCACCATGTATAGAACACATGAAATGTGTCAACCAAAAGACCCCTGTCTTTAAGCATGATACAAAGCTTATAGAATATAGCTCGAGACATATTTAATTGTTTAATGCATGTTGAATCTAAGATATCAATCAACCTAACCAATGTATTAGTCCTACTAATATCCTTATCAGCCAATAGACCATATTTTGCACCTCAACCTCTACTCCTCCTACCATCACTGTTTCTCCACCATAGAGCTAATAGAAGAACTAGCACAGCTAACACTTTTTGCCTCCGTATCATGTAACGcatacaataataataatatcgATGCTAATCCATGTCCATCTGGGCAAACAAAGCAAAATTTCAGCTAAAGAGACAACCAATAGTTCTAATCAACGAGCAAATCAATTAAATTTACCTTAGTTAGCAAGGGAAAGAATAGTAGGTAAGAACAAATTTGGGAAGGAAATTGAGATGGAATTGCATGggggaaatatttttttactaacCTCTTGCttttctctttgaatccacagatctaggaaagaataaactacaAGTCCACTAAAAGGGCTAGAACAGTAGATAAGAACAAATTTTGAAAAGGGATTAAGATGGAATCGCatgggaaaaatattttttttctgaccTCTTGCTTTTCCCCTCCAATCCACTGAGACTCATGAGAGGAATAGTACTCCGCTGCTCAATCGTGAGGACTCTCGGCCGGCGATCCCAACAGGCCCGTCCTTGGTTTAGGTGGAGTCAGCTGAGAGTGAAATGGGAAAGGGAGAAGGTGAGGAGATGGGTGTGAGGGGTGCTGCTATAGGTGATGAACAGATAAAAAGAAACATGCACGAGTTAGCTGCCAATTCATTGGCGGATGAATTTGGCACCTGCGTTTTCATCTGTGCATGGACGAACAATGAGTTGGGCTCGCCAAATCTAGTTAGACGAGCCAATTTTTGGTCCCTATCCAAACACACGCCAAAAAGGTTGGGCATGACCAATATTCCGATCAGGCTACCATTGACAGCAATTCAAACATGCCCCTAGTCCTTGTATCCATGGTCAGTATGCTTTCAACCTCGGATGGCGGTCAGTTAAACCTGATATTAATCCTTGAAATTGGTCAGGTGGCGTCTCAGATTTCCTAAAGGGTGGTACTCACCAAAGACTGTACCCCTACACCTGATTAATAGAGTTCTTGCGACTTTCCTTTAAAAAAAGAGTTTTTTTAAACGTCGTTAAGAGAAgagtttataaaacaaaacagaaAAACATGGGCTATATCAGGTGAACTCCATCGAGAGCTGCTGTCCATGGAACTCGTAACAGGTAAAATAGGTCTAAAAGAACAAAAATAAGCAACAGTTGACTGGCCAGTAAGAAACACTTGTTTATCTCTCTATGTTTTGTATGGCTAGCCTCAGAAACTCTGAAGTCAACATGGTAAATCAATGGAACCCTTGGATTTCTCAATGGAAGCTGCAGGACGTCACCTCACTTTTTATTTCGAAGGGAAGACGTCAGCCACTTAAAAATATTTGCCCTCAAGTAGAATTAACACAAGAACAACCGAAACTGCTCAGCTCTGTCGAGCCACGACACGAGAAGCACCATTAATTTAAGAGAGGTCGTAAATTAATCGCTGGGACAGTTATGAAACGCCGAACAGATCAGATTAGCTGTATGAGGCGGCACAAAATACAAAGATTCCTTTCGTGCCGGCTAATACCCTCACCACTTCAAAGAAGTACGCTTAAAACAACCTGAACACTTTTTACTTTCTTCTGATGACCTGCCAGCAAAAACTGCTTTTTTTTTGGGAGCATAAATCTGAATTACTTGGGTTGCTGTCACATGCGGCATCATGCCGGCACTGAGATTACGACCGAATTAACTATTGTATTGTCTAGCTCAAAACAAAAGCAGTCCTGCTCCAATCCGTTCAGCTCCGGGTCATAAGAACACATTGCTACAGCGACATTCTATCGTGATCACGAATGGGCACCGATTTTATTAGGTGTAAACAAATAGCAGCGCTCACTACGGTTTGCTCTTGCACATCGACGTCATGATCATTTGCCATGCCATTTGATCCTCCGAGGAAAAGTGGGAAAATGCAGCTCGTTGCTTCAGCTTGGAGTGGCTCAGCGCATATGAACACGGGCTAGGATCGATGCAAATTGGGTAGGAAAGGAAAGAGCGGCATCTGGAACGAGGAACGGGAAAGAGCAAAGATCGCATGCCACTCACTCCCCTGCAGTCTTACTCAGTGTCTCGGTCCGCCGCTCTTTTCGTACCGGCGCTATCTATCTGTCCGAGTTGGTAGCTAAGTAGGGCCAGACTGGGCCGGAAGACACGCACGACCATGCAAATGAACTTTTTCCTCCGGCCAGTCCACGCCATGGAAACCCCTCGACACCTTGCAAAAGCGCCGCAAAATTATCCAATCGCCATTCCATGTGCCCGTACCGGCGACCCTCGAAATCGCATGATTTCGCGCGACGCAATTATCCCACCTCGCCAAGCGACCCGTCGCCGTCCCGCTTCAAAAAATTACCACCGGCCCCCTGGCCGCACCTACACGCGGCAGGGCCCCGCTGCCGCCCGCGCCGAGGCCCCAATTTCATTCACACCCCCGCACGGCGAACAGCCCCAAAACCACCAAAAGAACGCAGCCGAGGCAGCCCCTCGCCCTCTAACGATCCGACGACCCCCCATTCGGGATCCCCTTTCTCCCCTCCCTCCCACCCGGCGGCGGCACGCGGCGGCTCATCCCTCGCCGCAGCCCTGACCCCCGACTACTCCCCAAGCACAAGCACACTGGTGGGCGCCAAATGGGGTACCTCTCCTGCCGCGCGGACTCGTCCGTGGCGACGTGCCGCTCCATCACGGCCATCTCGCCGCTCCCCATCTCGCGCCGGTTGGGGTCGGGGGGTTGCAGGCCCGCGTTGCCGCCAGCAGCAGCCGAGGCGCCGGCCATCGAGCGGTTCGCGTACGCGGAGCTGGAGGCGGCCACCTCCCACTTCGCTGATGCCGCGCTGCTGGGGAGGGGTAGCCACGGGGCCGTCTACAAGGCCGTGCTCCCCTCAGGCCGCGCAGTCGCTGTCAAGCGCCCCTCACCGCGCCGCGCCGAGGTGGACAACGAGATCCGCATCCTCTCCTCCGTGCGCGGCCCGCGCCTCGTCAACCTCCTCGGCTTCTCCgaccccggccccggccccaGCCCCGCCGCGAGCCTGCTTGTTGTTGAGTACATGCCCAACGGCACGCTCTACGACTTGCTCCACTCCAACCCGCGCCCGCCGGGGTGgccgcgccgcctccgcctcgcgcTCCAGACGGCGCGGGCGCTCCGGGGCCTCCACGACGCCGACCCGCCCGTCATCCACCGCGACGTCAAGTCCGCCAACGTCCTGCTCGACGCCAACCTCGACGCGCGCCTCGGTGACTTCGGCCTCGCCCTCCGCGTACCCAAGAGTAGCAGtaatgccgccgccgccacgccgcCGCCCGCGGGGACGATGGGCTACCTCGACCCGGCCTACGTCACGCCCGAGAGCCTCAGCACCAAGACGGACGTCTTCAGCTTCGGGATCCTGCTGCTGGAGATCATGAGCGGCCGCAAGGCCATCGACGTTCAGCACTCGCCGCCGTCCGTGGTCGAGTGGGCGGTCCCATTGCTACGGAAGGGGAGGGTCGCCTCCCTGTTCGACCCGCGGGTGGCGCCGCCGCGCGACCCGGTCACTCGCAAGGACCTGGCTGCGCTGGCGGCGAGCTGCGTGCGCTCGTGCAGGGACCGGCGGCCATCCATGGCCGACATCGTTGAGCGGCTTGTGGTTCTCAGCAAGGCGGTGTCTACCAAGGTGTGGAACGGGCTCGCCGACGGGCTTGCTGTGGTCGGGAACCCTTGCGCGGTTGTTGATGTCCAGAAGACCATCTCAAATCGAGCTGCCGCCAGCAGAAGAGCTGAATCGGAGCGGGGGTCGACTTCAGCATTGGCATTTGATGACGATGACGAGGAGGCGGATGCAGAGGCCTCGAAGGATCAGGAGGTGCCATTGGTGGTGGATGCCAAGAAACCACCCCGGCCATTGAAGAATGGAATAGTGATATCTGAGGCTGGGGCTCGGGAGAGGAGAAACCTCTTGGAGCTGATGGCTCGGATTGATGGTCTTGCTGGCCAAAGATTTGGCATTAGTAGAGCAAGAACAGTGCGTGGTGCTAGTGATCTTATCGAAAAGGATGCAGTGTTACTCCTGAGGAGGAACCAAACTGTAAGAGTTATCGGATCAGAGGTACTGCCAAAATCGGAAAGGCTTCTCattttgatgtgaagatcaaacACAAAGCGCAGAAAGAGCAAGAGAAGGCAGGGAAAGTCCAAGACAAGGTGGGGGAAGTCCAAGAGAAAGCAGAGAAAATCCAAGAGAATACAGGGCAAATCCAAGAAAGTTCTGGGAACATCGTAGACGAAGCAGATAAATTGCTAGAAAAGACGGAGGAAAACCTCGGCCAGGAAGAGAAAATTCAAGCAAAGACAAGGAAAAACTTTGAAAAAGTGGAGAATGTTCAAGAGAATGAAGGGAGACTCCAAGGCAAGGCAGAGAAGATCCAAGAAAATGCAGAGGAAATCCAAGACAAAGTAGATATAATCCATTGCAAGAATGGGGAGAGTTAAATTTATATGATTGTTCTTGAGGCCGGCTTAACCAATTATTGCCTGGAAGTTTATCTTGAGGATAAAGATCATGAGATTAAATTTTCAATCTCCAGGTGCTGTGATGGTTACTGGAGTTTGACCAGATTGAATCGTCTGGTCTAGTGGATTTACCAATAGGACCTTGAATTTAGATCCAAGCAATATGATCCGCCATTTGGAATGCCAGCAATGACATCAACACCCCAGCTATTGAATCCCAGGTGACAGCCATTGCAACGGGTTACTGGCGATATCTCTTAGCGTTAGGATG
This genomic interval carries:
- the LOC133885870 gene encoding LOW QUALITY PROTEIN: serine/threonine-protein kinase-like protein At3g51990 (The sequence of the model RefSeq protein was modified relative to this genomic sequence to represent the inferred CDS: inserted 1 base in 1 codon); amino-acid sequence: MGYLSCRADSSVATCRSITAISPLPISRRLGSGGCRPALPPAAAEAPAIERFAYAELEAATSHFADAALLGRGSHGAVYKAVLPSGRAVAVKRPSPRRAEVDNEIRILSSVRGPRLVNLLGFSDPGPGPSPAASLLVVEYMPNGTLYDLLHSNPRPPGWPRRLRLALQTARALRGLHDADPPVIHRDVKSANVLLDANLDARLGDFGLALRVPKSSSNAAAATPPPAGTMGYLDPAYVTPESLSTKTDVFSFGILLLEIMSGRKAIDVQHSPPSVVEWAVPLLRKGRVASLFDPRVAPPRDPVTRKDLAALAASCVRSCRDRRPSMADIVERLVVLSKAVSTKVWNGLADGLAVVGNPCAVVDVQKTISNRAAASRRAESERGSTSALAFDDDDEEADAEASKDQEVPLVVDAKKPPRPLKNGIVISEAGARERRNLLELMARIDGLAGQRFGISRARTVRGASDLIEKDAVLLLRRNQTVRVIGSEVLPKSERXSHFDVKIKHKAQKEQEKAGKVQDKVGEVQEKAEKIQENTGQIQESSGNIVDEADKLLEKTEENLGQEEKIQAKTRKNFEKVENVQENEGRLQGKAEKIQENAEEIQDKVDIIHCKNGES